In Carya illinoinensis cultivar Pawnee chromosome 9, C.illinoinensisPawnee_v1, whole genome shotgun sequence, the following are encoded in one genomic region:
- the LOC122277600 gene encoding UDP-glycosyltransferase 73C11-like, whose protein sequence is MASPAHKLHFVLFPLMAQGHMIPLIDIAKLLAQRGMIVTIVTTTHNAARFHTSIARAVESGLRIQVIQLQFPYEEAGIPKGCDNLDKLPSLGLAINFFTSTSMLRHPVEKLFEDLAPPPNCIISDMCLPWTLDIARKFHIPRFSFLGVSCFCLLIFHVLRVHNIHAKISSQSEYFVLPGLPDHFEFTKSQLPFPEDPKMKEFSGQMAAADLASQGVIVNTFQELEPAYAKEYRKAREDKVWCIGPVSLCNKDYLDRAERGNKASIEEYQCLKWLDAQEPCAVVYACLGSLCNLIPSQLIELGLALEESNKPFIWVLRGAENSEELEKWILEDRYEERIKGRGLLIWGWAPQLLILSHPSVGGFLTHCGWNSCIEGISAGVPMLTWPLFGDQFMNEKLVVQVLKIGVRVGVEDPVNWGEEEKTGVLVKKEDVKGAIERLMNEGEEREERRTKVREMGEMAKRAVEDGGSSQVEMTMLIRGIMLRTGCRECT, encoded by the coding sequence ATGGCTTCTCCAGCCCACAAGCTTCACTTTGTCTTGTTTCCTTTAATGGCCCAAGGCCACATGATTCCTCTGATAGACATTGCCAAACTGCTCGCACAGCGAGGCATGATTGTCACCATTGTCACCACAACCCATAACGCAGCCCGTTTCCATACAAGCATTGCTCGCGCAGTTGAATCCGGACTCCGAATCCAAGTTATCCAACTTCAGTTTCCTTATGAAGAAGCAGGAATACCCAAAGGCTGTGATAATCTCGACAAGCTTCCTTCACTAGGACTCGCCATAAACTTCTTCACTTCAACTAGCATGCTACGACACCCTGTGGAGAAGTTGTTTGAGGACCTAGCACCTCCCCCCAACTGCATAATCTCTGATATGTGCCTGCCTTGGACACTTGATATTGCTCGCAAGTTTCATATTCcaagattttcttttcttggagTTAGTTGCTTCTGTCTCCTGATTTTTCACGTTTTACGCGTTCACAACATTCATGCGAAAATATCCAGCCAGTCGGAGTACTTTGTTTTGCCCGGTTTGCCTGATCATTTTGAATTCACTAAATCCCAACTGCCTTTTCCCGAAGACCCCAAAATGAAGGAATTTAGTGGGCAAATGGCAGCAGCTGACTTAGCCTCACAAGGGGTCATCGTGAATACtttccaagagttggaaccagCATATGCCAAAGAATATAGGAAGGCAAGAGAAGATAAAGTCTGGTGTATTGGCCCTGTTTCGCTTTGCAACAAGGACTACCTAGACAGGGCCGAGAGAGGTAACAAGGCTTCCATTGAAGAGTATCAATGCTTGAAGTGGCTCGATGCCCAGGAACCCTGCGCTGTTGTCTATGCCTGCCTTGGGAGCCTATGCAATCTAATACCTTCACAGTTGATAGAGCTCGGGTTAGCTTTAGAAGAGTCTAACAAACCATTTATTTGGGTCCTAAGGGGAGCGGAAAACTCAGAAgaattggaaaaatggattttggAAGACCGATACGAAGAAAGGATCAAAGGGAGAGGTCTTTTGATTTGGGGTTGGGCTCCGCAATTATTGATCTTATCCCATCCTTCAGTGGGAGGGTTTTTAACGCACTGCGGTTGGAATTCATGCATAGAAGGAATAAGTGCTGGGGTGCCAATGCTTACATGGCCACTATTTGGGGACCAGTTTATGAATGAGAAACTAGTAGTGCAGGTACTAAAAATTGGTGTGAGGGTCGGTGTGGAGGATCCTGTAAACTGGGGTGAGGAAGAGAAGACTGGGGTGTTGGTGAAAAAGGAAGATGTTAAGGGGGCTATAGAGAGGCTAATGAATGaaggagaggaaagagaagagagGAGGACAAAAGTTAGAGAGATGGGAGAGATGGCAAAGAGAGCTGTTGAAGATGGAGGATCTTCTCAGGTGGAGATGACAATGCTAATTCGAGGTATCATGCTACGAACAGGTTGCAGAGAATGTACCTAA